A region of Miscanthus floridulus cultivar M001 unplaced genomic scaffold, ASM1932011v1 os_1455_2, whole genome shotgun sequence DNA encodes the following proteins:
- the LOC136534062 gene encoding uncharacterized protein: MSQCDEWDKFLGLSHIKKNSKGVLATSTMTKPTIWSGVALCLRVFEPLIKVLRMVDSDIKPSLSFMYGDIIKPKEEIKMGFCNIEKIGNLNLYNNVIEIINDKMKDRLDTPLHKAAYLLNPYYSYNDDPIFMNDKIMDGFFTVVETFYHGDYGKQNKVLNEELCKFREKQGHFGKPVAKAGCKQYDFNPATWWTNYGTQVPTLQRMAIRILSLTSSASGCERTWSCFESAKKNQNMDPLLGTEATKAQGWLVEGGDKEDGEPVSGLTWKLIEEACGVECGKLRRSARLAQMRDVSEDEFESKKEEPINEDEIDFESDQEDVVPIVGDEEGENDE; the protein is encoded by the exons ATGTCTCAATGTGATGAATGGGACAAATTCTTAGGTTTGAGCCACATCAAGAAGAATAGCAAAGGTGTCCTAGCTACTTCCACAATGACAAAACCTACCATTTGGAGTGGGGTTGCACTTTGCTTGAGAGTATTTGAGCCACTGATCAAGGTACTTCGCATGGTTGATAGTGATATCAAACCATCCTTGTCATTTATGTATGGGGACATCATAAAGCCCAAGGAAGAAATCAAGATGGGCTTTTGCAACATTGAGAAGATAGGAAATCTCAATCTGTACAACAATGTTATAGAGATCATTAATGACAAGATGAAGGATAGGTTGGACACTCCATTGCATAAGGCTGCTTATTTATTGAATCCATATTATAGCTACAATGATGATCCCATCTTCATGAATGACAAAATCATGGATGGATTCTTCACTGTTGTTGAGACCTTTTACCATGGTGACTATGGCAAGCAAAACAAAGTGCTCAATGAGGAGCTATGCAAGTTTAGAGAGAAACAAGGTCACTTTGGAAAACCTGTAGCAAAGGCTGGCTGCAAGCAATATGATTTCAACCCAG caacatggtggacaaaTTATGGAACACAAGTTCCAACTCTACAAAGAATGGCCATAAGGATTCTTTCTTTAACTTCTAGTGCTTCTGGATGTGAAAGGACTTGGAGCTGTTTTGAATCT GCTAAGAAGAATCAGAACATGGATCCTCTTTTGGGAACCGAAGCAACTAAAGCTCAGGGATGGCTTGTTGAAGGTGGTGATAAAGAGGATGGTGAGCCTGTTTCTGGGCTGACATGGAAATTAATTGAAGAAGCTTGTGGGGTTGAATGTGGGAAACTTCGTCGAAGTGCAAGGCTGGCCCAAATGAGAGATGTTAGTGAAGATGAATTTGAGTCTAAAAAAGAAGAACCAATCAATGAGGATGAGATTGACTTTGAATCTGACCAAGAGGATGTGGTCCCAATTGTTGGGGATGAGGAGGGGGAGAATGATGAGTAG